A single Montipora foliosa isolate CH-2021 chromosome 7, ASM3666993v2, whole genome shotgun sequence DNA region contains:
- the LOC138010443 gene encoding uncharacterized protein has protein sequence MPGKCLFNERWFENSSYKLWLERDTDKYKAKCKVCMKTFDVSNMGESALSSHEKGKKHINLMEKQRSGTTVDIRNLLTNSPSTVSQPATGSNNSRSTTSLASNGGSTSASSSLTGLSDFVTRNDTLAAEIWWALKVNSSHYSYKSCEDISFLVQQMFPDSNIAKKFTCGEKKASYLTCFGIAPHFKSLLKEKVKSADGYVLLFDESLNHELQKKQMDFHVRMWNHDKVETRYFASEFLGHASAEDMLDKFHSCKEDLSFGNLIQLSMDGPNVNWKFYQMVEDELKNDYSCTLLNTGSCGIHIVHGAFKDGCEAAGWTVQKTLGSLYWLFKDSPARRDDYSKVTGSSVFPLKFCQHRWLENVAVAERALEVWPDIVTFVNAVKEKKVKDPKTKSYEIIKSSCSDPLMPAKIAFFASVAKQITPFLTAFQTDKPMLPFMGNSLCTLLKSLMGRFIKNELMAEATSVLKILNMKPTDKEQQVDYHKVDVGFVAQKMLREKSSNLSERQVLEFRVGCKDFLAKTVAKLFDKTPINYRLVRSMSCLDPRLMASEKESCEKKMKRILEILVEARRLKSAECDEVMYQFSQFLDYCSDNPDFEKFDPNEPTSRVDTLLYEHMAGDKQLAKVWQVVKLLLLMSHGQATVERGFSVNKQVAVENLSERSFIAQRIVHDHIESVGGLANVKISKPLLVSSAGARQKYLSHLEEQKRIKVSQEKMLKRKSTMEEIDLLKKKKKQFETDVEGLIKTADEFADKAENSRQLTWITKSNSLRRTAKDKMVQLKEIEKQLDGKLQQLRND, from the coding sequence ATGCCTGGGAAATGCTTATTTAATGAACGTTGGTTTGAAAACTCTTCCTATAAATTATGGTTGGAACGTGACACGGACAAGTATAAAGCGAAGTGTAAAGTTTGCATGAAAACATTTGATGTGTCAAACATGGGCGAGTCGGCGTTGTCAAGCCATGAGAAGGGAAAGAAGCACATTAATCTTATGGAAAAGCAACGAAGTGGCACAACCGTTGACATAAGAAACCTTTTGACGAACAGCCCTTCCACTGTTTCTCAACCGGCAACTGGAAGCAACAACTCTAGATCAACCACATCCTTAGCGAGTAATGGCGGGAGTACATCGGCCTCGAGTTCATTAACAGGTTTGTCAGACTTCGTGACAAGGAATGACACTTTGGCTGCTGAAATTTGGTGGGCACTGAAGGTAAATAGCAGTCATTATTCTTATAAATCTTGCGAAGATATCAGCTTTTTGgttcagcaaatgtttcccgACAGCAACATTGCTAAAAAATTTACATGTGGGGAAAAGAAGGCCAGTTATCTTACTTGTTTTGGCATTGCACCACATTTCAAAAGTCTTCTTAAGGAAAAAGTGAAATCTGCAGATGGTTATGTACTTTTGTTTGATGAGAGCTTGAATCATGAACTGCAAAAGAAGCAGATGGATTTTCATGTTCGCATGTGGAATCATGATAAAGTTGAAACTCGTTACTTTGCTTCAGAATTTCTTGGGCATGCCAGTGCAGAGGACATGCTCGATAAGTTTCATTCCTGCAAAGAGGACTTAAGCTTTGGAAATTTGATCCAACTCTCCATGGATGGGCCCAATGTAAATTGGAAATTTTATCAAATGGTAGAGGACGAATTAAAGAATGATTACAGCTGTACTCTCCTTAACACTGGCAGTTGTGGGATACATATCGTGCATGGAGCTTTCAAAGATGGTTGTGAAGCAGCTGGATGGACAGTGCAGAAAACCCTTGGGAGCCTTTACTGGTTGTTTAAAGATAGTCCAGCTAGAAGGGATGACTACAGTAAAGTAACAGGTAGCAGTGTATTCCCCCTGAAATTCTGCCAACACAGATGGCTGGAAAATGTTGCAGTTGCAGAGAGAGCACTTGAAGTATGGCCTGATATTGTCACATTTGTTAATGctgtgaaagaaaagaaagttaaagatccaaaaacaaaatcttaTGAGATCATCAAAAGTAGTTGCAGTGATCCCCTGATGCCTGCAAAAATTGCCTTTTTTGCATCAGTGGCAAAACAGATAACACCTTTCCTCACAGCATTTCAAACAGACAAACCTATGTTGCCATTTATGGGCAATAGCTTGTGCACTTTGTTGAAATCATTGATGGGCAGGTTTATCAAGAATGAACTTATGGCTGAGGCAACATCTGTTCTAAAGATCCTTAATATGAAACCTACTGATAAAGAACAGCAGGTAGACTACCACAAAGTTGATGTTGGCTTTGTGGCACAAAAGATGCTGAGGGAGAAGTCAAGCAATTTAAGTGAGAGGCAAGTGCTTGAATTCAGAGTAGGATGTAAAGATTTTCTTGCAAAAACAGTTGCCAAACTGTTTGACAAAACACCAATTAACTATCGACTGGTAAGAAGCATGTCATGTTTGGATCCAAGGCTAATGGCATCAGAGAAAGAgtcatgtgaaaaaaaaatgaagagaatTCTTGAAATTCTTGTGGAAGCCCGTAGATTGAAGAGTGCTGAGTGTGATGAAGTGATGTATCAGTTTAGCCAGTTCCTTGATTACTGTTCAGATAATcctgattttgaaaaatttgacccAAACGAGCCCACTTCAAGAGTTGACACACTTTTGTACGAACACATGGCAGGTGATAAGCAACTGGCTAAAGTGTGGCAAGTGGTTAAGTTACTGCTGCTTATGTCTCATGGTCAAGCCACAGTTGAAAGGGGCTTTTCTGTAAACAAACAGGTTGCAGTTGAGAACCTTTCAGAAAGATCTTTCATTGCTCAGAGGATTGTTCATGATCATATTGAATCAGTTGGAGGCCTGGCCAATGTTAAAATCTCAAAACCGCTTCTGGTGTCATCTGCTGGAGCTCGACAAAAGTATCTTTCTCATCTAGAAGAGCAGAAAAGAATTAAAGTGTCCCAGGAAAAAATGTTGAAGAGAAAATCAACAATGGAGGAGATTGAtttacttaaaaagaaaaagaagcagtTTGAAACTGATGTGGAGGGTCTTATTAAGACTGCTGATGAATTTGCAGATAAAGCTGAAAATTCACGACAGCTTACTTGGATTACAAAATCAAACAGCTTACGACGAACTGCCAAAGACAAAATGGTACAGTTAAAAGAAATCGAAAAACAACTTGATGGAAAGCTCCAACAACTCAGGAATGATTGA